GAAATACCTATCTGCTGCATCTTTAATGAAAGTTACGCTACTTGGAGCCGATGGGAGTGGTCTAGACCAAATTACCTTTAAATTGCCTATTTTAGCTACATAAACCTTGTTTTGCTTGATTTTAAAGCCGCTTTTAGTGAATCTAGCTGACTGATTGGATTTTCTTTTCTTAAATCTAGGTGGCTTTAGTTTTGGTCCTTTTCTGGTTCCGTTACAGGATGAAAAGAAGTTGTGAAAAGCGGTATCTAAGTCTTTTAGGGATTGTTGTAAAGGTATAGATGAAACATCTTTGAGCCAATTTCTTGTTTCATTCTTTTTAGCTTGAGTTAGAAACTTTTTCGAAAGGTGATTAAAACCTGGGTAGGTTTCGCCATTGGTGTAGGTTTGTTGACAATAGGCTAAAGCATCATTCCAGACTACGCGAGTACAACCAAACAACTGGGACAAGAGTGTCTTTTGTTGTGAGGTAGGATATACTCTGTAGTTATATCTGGATTTCATGAGCTAAAATGTTGTTTGTCTGATACAAGTTTAAGTTAACAACCCAAGGTATGTCAACACCATTTAGGCGCAGACCGCGAAGAGCGTGTTTCGGACAGTATGGTTTGCAGGTCTGCGCTTTGGTCGACTAGCTATGAGGTTTTCAAAAAATATATTCAGAAACAAACAAAGCCGTCCTAGAAGGACGGGGTTTTCAACCCAATTTTTTGATAAAGAAACCTTTTAGCCTGACGCTTAACATAACTATCGGTTAATTATATGACCTACACTCCACCCAAACTTCTAACTTTCGAGCAATTTATCACTGAGTATGGAGACAACGCCCGTTACGAAATGATTGACGGAGTATTACGTGACATGGAACCAACAGGTTCTCATGAAGAGGTTTCAGGAGATATAAGTGGTAGAATTTATGCTGAAATTTTTCGCTCTAATTTAAACTGGTTAATCCCAAAAACCTGTTTAATTAAACCACCAGCCGCAGAAGCAACAGCATTACGTCCAGATGTAATTATTTTGGATAAAGAAAAGCTAAAACAAGAGCCACTTTGGGAGAAAGAACCAATTATTTGTAGAGGCGATACTATCAAACTAGTTGCAGAAGTGGTGAGTACTAATTGGCAAGATGACTATGCTAGAAAAGTTGAAGAATATAGTTTGTTAGAAATACCTGAGTATTGGATTATAGATTTTCGCGCTTTAGGCGGTTTGCAGTTTATCGGAAATCCCAAACAACCAACTTTTACCGTATGTCAATTAGTTGATGGTATATATCAACAGCAAAAATACCATTTAGGAGAGATGATTTGTTCTTATTTATTTCCAAATTTACGATTAAAACTTGACGATATTATGCCGTAGTTTTAGTTGAAAAGGCAGTCTTAAAAGGATACCAGAAGCCTACACTATACTCGATAGATTCAGTGTAGGTAGTAGTTTATATGCGCTGTAATAAACTAGTCCCATGAGTGTCAGTACCACAGGTCATGAGTAAACCGTATTGACTGGCTAATTTTCTCGCATCTTCACTTTCTGTAGGACTAGGAAACCAGGGTTTAGGGTTACCGTAAGCGTAGTAAACCTCGATCGCATCAATACCCAAATGCGCTACCTGGGGGATTAACTGTTCAGGGGGACGATGGTAACGCGCGGGATGGGCGAGTACAGCTAAACCACCTGCTTGATGTATGGCGGGGATGACGCGTTCTGCTACAGCTTCTTCCGGTAAGGAACGCTTTCCGGTCACGTAGGGAGTTAAAGCA
This region of Gloeocapsa sp. PCC 73106 genomic DNA includes:
- a CDS encoding Uma2 family endonuclease, whose amino-acid sequence is MTYTPPKLLTFEQFITEYGDNARYEMIDGVLRDMEPTGSHEEVSGDISGRIYAEIFRSNLNWLIPKTCLIKPPAAEATALRPDVIILDKEKLKQEPLWEKEPIICRGDTIKLVAEVVSTNWQDDYARKVEEYSLLEIPEYWIIDFRALGGLQFIGNPKQPTFTVCQLVDGIYQQQKYHLGEMICSYLFPNLRLKLDDIMP